In Amblyomma americanum isolate KBUSLIRL-KWMA chromosome 8, ASM5285725v1, whole genome shotgun sequence, the DNA window CCATAGGGAGCGAAGTCAACTTTAATAACAAAAATAGGCGCACACAGACCAAAAATACCTGCGAACAAAATCCGGAAAAACGCTTTTACGTTTACCGTTCGTATGTTGGCTGCAGAGGTAGAAAGTTGGCGTATCGTTTTATTcgttaaaaaaatataaagcatTATGAACTGGTCGATATTTTGCTATCAGCTGAGGCGGAAGGAACCTGTTGCATGGTTGCTTCTTCATATCTGGTGCACGCAGAAATGTTGGGTAATGTTTCTGCGGTTGCGCCCAGAAATGGCCAGCAACCAGGCGTCAGGAGGACACGACTCTCATGCACAGCTCCTGGTCGAAAAGCTGGTTAGGTAGGTTTCTGTAGTAGTCCGTTATTTTCCTGAGCGCCTTCAGGCGGCTGTGCTTTCCATAATTGTTTACCACCCCGCACTCGTTGGCGTAGTCGTCGTAGTCGACGTCGTAGGCTGCGATGCCGAATGTGGCGTCCAGTGCCTCGTTCTTCACCGTGCACAGCTGGGTGTAAATCATatgcaaaataaaaaacacaCGTGGCTTTTCATAACTCGTATTTCGAAGACTTCAGCAATTAGCACGACACATTACTTTGCGAATATTGAAAAAACAGATACAAAATTTGCGAAATTTTAACTCCTAGTTATGTGTAATATGCCGTGTATCGGCATAGCCAAGCGGCTTTATATATAGTGGTATTCACATTCTAATTAAAACTTTTCAGTTTTCattaagagccgccgcggtggatcagtggttatggtgctcggctgggACCTGAATGAGGCGggtttcgattccggccgcggtggtctaatttcgaagaaggcgaaactgtagaggcccatgtactctgctatgccagtgcacgttaaagaacaccaggtggtcgaaatttccagagctctcaactacggtgtccctcatagcctgagttgctgtgggacgtcaaaccctcataaaccataaactataaaATTTCATTAGGAGCGACATAAGTAGATATATGCTTGGCCTCAAGATTGAAACGGGCCAACAGGCCATTTCACAGGACTTACAATAGAGATCAAGACAAAAGTACTTAAAATAATCTCGGTTAGGTTCTTACCGAGGGCGAGAATCTATAATTTATGAAATGAGGAATAACATGGAGCGCTGTACAAAACGTCTGCTCCAAAAATATAAGAAGTTGCAGTACCAAGTCTCATAGAATCGCATTGTGAGCCAACAGGAGCAATACCAAGCCATATCCAGTTGAAAAGCTTATGCCTGCGTCGTACAACACAAAAAACTAGATGCACCAACACACATTTCCAATGGAGAAGATGACGCTGCGTGCTATAGCGCGGGCAGAGTGGTCGAGCTACGCTTCAAGGCCTTTAAACTTCACCATAACTCAAGTTCGGCTGCTCTTAGGCTTGCTTcgatttttcgaaagctttcgaacgAGTTCCTCACCAGCGCCTCTTGGCTGAACTTTCCTCCCTTTCACTGCACCCGCTGATATTATCATGGATTTGCAGTTTCCTAACTAATCGTTCCCAATACACCGTCATCAACAACCATCCTTCTACCGTCACTAAAGTCGCCtctggagtgcctcagggctcagttcttaggccgctcctgtttcttgtctttatcaatgaccttcctgtcggcatttcatcatccatccgtttgttcgcagatgattgcgttctttACCGCCGTGTTAGCACTACGTACGACCAGTCATTGCTGCAGGACGACCTGAACTTGATACAAAGTTGGTGCTCGACCTGGCTCATGAAACTTAACGAaactaaatgcaagtttatgcacgtgtcccgtaaATGGTCTAACCTGCACTTTTCTTACACGCTAAACAGGACCGTGCTATCTGAAGTTGAATCCTACAGATACCTCggcatagaaataacaagtgatcttaactggtcgaagcacataacgtcccttgctgctagcgtttctaaatcactagggttcatcagacgatcgctcacattttctcccccccaaggttagactaatcgcatacgaaactttcatccgcactaaacttgaatatgcatttGGAATCCCCATCAAAAGTATTTAACACATGTGTTAGTGGCCATTCAAAATCTAGCTGCTCGGTTTATAATATCAAATTATGATTCTCGGTCGagtgttactaatatcaaatcctcGGTTGGTTTACCTTCCTTGGCATCCCGTCGCAAGATAGAAAGACTCTGTCTACTTCATAAACTTTATtacaatttttcttaactgcatgagagcctaattatgccccctttaaggtcatcgcgacgtttgtataattgccgtagtattcaacgcattcatggttcaaccaatgcgttcaattcctctttcttgccagctgccatagccgagtggaatgtccttccagacagtgttgtgaatgaagtCAATTCCCTAAAATAtaaacagatgttaattgatttattccccaaataattcctgttgaaggccctttttctttctttttcttttgtttactcacttacttgcttgtttttcttttaaagtgttcacagttgtatctacatgtgttaagtttatgttccaattttgttctttgtgacatgattactgttTCCCCCCCCTTATAtaatgccccctggggcccttaagggtaaataaattatgatgattatgatgatgatgatgaaccccaCTTGGTAATATTTCCGTACATTCTTGAGGCTTATGCCGCATTAAGAAAAATGGGAGCACGGAATTCCTTCATCTCCGTCATATAACCTGTCTACGTAGTGATATCTACATATTTCTTGGCCATTGAATACTATGTCTATGAAATTGCTGGAAGCTGTTAACGTGGAGGTCTCTGTTGGGCACGATTAAATAGTAAATATGCATTTTAATAACGCAGATATTCTGTTCTTATCTTTGCCTGGCAAGAGGTATGCCCGGCGAAGATTGATGGTGCCTCAGAAATGGTTTCATTCCTAGCAATTTTCGACAAAAGCATTTGGAGAGGGAAACAGTTTATGACAGCAATTTTTCATATGTATTGTAAGATTAGGAAACAAAAATCTATATCTCCGCAGACCACCCGACGGCAATCTTGCATTTTTTTGGTATTAGCGTTTTTGTTAACCTAAAAGCattctccattggttttctatggcagtccttACTTCTCGATATGATCAATCGAAACACGTGAAAAGAAAGATATTGCTACACATCTGAAGAATAGAcccttaccttcaatattttttaaCGCTATCTTACAATTTTTTAATATGCAAAATATTTGTCCGAGATGGTTGTGCATGAGAAAGGACCGTGAAAGAAGGCGAAATTCCGAAAAATATCATACTGTTGGAGTTGGCGTTTCCTGCCAAGAAAACAGTTTCGCAAAGCACTCATCCCATCACACTTGCGCACTTGTGCATTCCCCGTTCCTGCAGCAGTCACAGGGCGTTTGAACAGTCCGCTACACAGGTCTACCCGAGGAAAATGTAGCAAGTTGTACCTATATAAATTATTagttataatttatttattttatgagAGAGTCACTTATGATTAAATTTGCATTGAAGCTTCGGCAGTCATAGCATGATTTCTAACGCCACTGCCACTCTGTAGAAGCTTCATTAAAGGCCTCCGGCAATTTTCCAAGTAATGCCATTGTCCCATTGCGTGCAGGTATTGTATAAATGAGGTGTATAACGAGAATGTGTACACACGAAATTAGGAAGATACGATCGTAACACGTACTTTTGCGGCTAGTCCAACTTCATTGTCATACGCAAACAATGTCCGGTTCGTGGTTTCGTACGTAAGCATGGCGTGGTGACGAGATTGGAACCTTAGGTTGGACGCGAAATCTGTAGCCCTgcacacctgaaagaaaaacattaaaaaccGAACTATCAGTAGTAATCATGGAATCTTTGCGGAGTCTACATAGGCACGGAGCCATTTTTTTCAGAATATTTGTTACGAATTTCTGGACGAACCTCACGCCAAAGAATGCGCTGACAAACACAGCTAGTGCTATGCAAATATAGACTGGTGCTGTTGACTGAAACCTGTACCTTCCATTTCCCCTTTGGCGGTAAAAAACAGCCGTCGCATTACACTGAGGCCTTTGAGCACGGAAATGTAAAGCCAATACAGATAGCCACCTAAGAATATTTACCGCCTCAGCAATTGCTTCTTCGCGAATTTGCACGACTCCGTCGACGTATCACGGCCTACGAAAGCTGCTAATTCTCACCTCAGTCCTAACACACTGCTGGGTCCAACTGTTGAGGCAGCaccattattaatgcgaaagcatgactTGGCTATATCACCGACGTCGTGTGACGATGCGCAAAAAAGGTTTTGTTGAGaggatgattagttaattatTTAGATCCAAAAATGTCTAAAAACCGTCCAAATAgcacggacgtcgatatagtgagcgGACGGTAAAGCAACCGTAAGCGGAAAAATAAtgggaaaaaaggaaaaggagtGGAAATAAAGTTTGGAATGGGTTGCAATGT includes these proteins:
- the LOC144101584 gene encoding uncharacterized protein LOC144101584, with protein sequence MKGRWTRASQGQPLEFFAQWERNHMTPSFGSYTEVCRATDFASNLRFQSRHHAMLTYETTNRTLFAYDNEVGLAAKLCTVKNEALDATFGIAAYDVDYDDYANECGVVNNYGKHSRLKALRKITDYYRNLPNQLFDQELCMRVVSS